Genomic segment of Hydra vulgaris chromosome 11, alternate assembly HydraT2T_AEP:
CTCGATTATACTCGATTATACTCGATTATTCTAGGTCGAGAACGTAACACAATCAAAACATCTATATAGGCTTATCAGGTCTTATTACACCAGATTTATTATACTTacagtattatttttataggtaTTGTACTACTATTGCAAATGATCGAACATAATTACCTGAAAATGCctaagatttatttttcttgcataatgcattttttaatgtaCACTTTAACGAGTCTCTCTTATAAGCTGCTTAGCCTTAGGCTGAAGCTTATCGCTAAAAATCAATCTGCCTCAAATCTGACCTCTATAAGGGGacgtccataaagtatgtacgcaGTAAAATCAATGCCTATGGACCCCTCCCCCCTTGTACGCACTTGTACGCTTTTAACCACACTTCCCTTTCTGCGTACGTACGCgttgttattgaaaaagtaTGACCCAcccaaaaaaacaaagtttttaaaacattaaatacaaaaaaatcaacatttttagttagagatttttctgtattttatgCAAAAGTTTCTGGTcttcaaattttgtaatttttctagATTCAAatgaattttggaattttttttgattatttttttagttatgtttataattatgtttataaactaaaaaaggtaaattataaaaatattgcgttaagataaatatatatatatatatatatatatatatatatatatatatatatatatatatatatatatatatatatatatatatatatatatatatatatatatatatacatgtatatatatattataaaatagtttgtaGTTATAAGTAACAACGTTTTTCTTGTCTTTCTTATTATACGTTATTTAacgattatttatattattatttatttatgtaatttattataaataaaaagaatatgaGACTAAAAAAAAGTAGTGGTTTAAAATTCTCCAAATATAAAGAATAACAATTACTACTTTGccataccatatatatatattttatttttaatgacttaTGTTTTTACGACTTTAAAGTGCATTTCAATgacagttttaaatataaaacatattttaataataaactaataataaatcaataccatttttattttaaaaaatatagcaaaataagtttatacATCGGAGTTATCACTATCACTTTCTCTTTCTAAATCTGATATTGTTAATAGAGAAAGGTTGATACAATTTGCATTGGCAGATTTTTTTCGTTTATCCGGAAAGTGATGAGGAGCAGCAGatagtctttttattttatctttataccATGCATCCAAAGCAGGGGTTGGGTCAACTTTCTTGATGCTACATCCTTCTTCGCCTATTCGTAAAAGAAATTCAAGTTGATCACGTAAATATGCGTTCTACTTAAGCGTTTGTAAACGGACAAAGTAAAAGCAACTCAAATACGTCTAACACATATCTGCATTCAGCAATAATTATATctgatgtaaatatttttttccacgTTTTCAAATAGTATTTACCTAACGAATTTTTTAACATTGGAAATATATAACTTTGTGAAACAATCcactcaataaaaattttatcagttttaaacCCCCCATTTTTTAGGAGGTCTTTAAAATGTGAAACCACTTCtgctatttatttatcattaaatataatcaCAGGGTTCATTGGCcgaaaagaaatgtttaaaagaaaaattaaattacagaatAAAAGAGATACCTTAATATCTTTGAAACGTAAATCCATACTAGctgttaaactatttattatatcAGTAAAAATGTGTTGCACCGAtgcaagttttattaaaattttctaaaggaATGTTTTGGTTAATAAAATTGCCATCAAAATTGCAGTCAAAAAAGGCTAtactttcaattaattttttgtggTTTGTTAAAATAGTTGAAATATTGGATATCGAATTATTTAAGAGATCTTTAAGTTTTTCCATTGTCCAATTAAATTGCTGCACCCTGCGGACAGCTTTTATAGGATCATGTAAATCTTGCTGGATGCCAACACTCAAGCGTCTCAACGATGCAAGAACATCTAgataaacacataaatatattacaagaaataaatttttccaaacttttaaaaatcccTTTAGCTCGGCTTTTTGACGAATGAGAACCTGTTTGACTAAGAGACTTTATATGAGAAATATATGCACCATAATTATCTAAAgctatttttattgcattctaCTTATGATCCAGCCAACGAGTACCGTATAATTTTGCTGGTTTAGGAACGGATTTTTCCCAAGCTTCTGATAAAAGTTTCAATTCTCGTAAACGTTTTGGCGATTGTTTATAAAGACAATGTAACTTTAGTAAGAAGTTTTCACGATTTGAAAATGCAGTACATTTTTCAAAAGCATCTTTTAATGCAAGCTTGAGACGATGGTTAAAACAATGTACTACTTGAAGCCatggagatttttttttattaatgcttttAAATCTGAATGAATACCAAAATTTATGCTAGCTCCGTTTACGTTTAACCCTAAGAGTTTTATATAACCTTAAGAGTTTAGCCATGTCATCTATTCCAACTCTTGCAAATGCTTGTTCTTGACTGATTTGTAAACCACAGCCATTACTATTGTCAGGGCTTTcaactgaaaaaattttaatggatGGGCTACCCTCAAAGAAATACAACACATATACTAATTCCTGTTTGAGTGTAGCAATATCGCAACTGCCATCacttaaaattgaataatatcTCGACTTTATAAAATCCTCTTTAAAAGAATCTTCAGCAATTTTACCGATGTAATCTGTAAAAATACCAGCAGCTTGATTAGTTGAGTAACTATTACCAAGATCAACGccgttttttttattagctctAGCAAATCAGGGAAATCGGAAAATGAACGTtcttttttttgccaaatagtAAACTGCATTGAATTTCTTATTAAGTGAGTCACGATCTTTTTCACCCATTTCTCGTAGCCCTTTTTTAAtatcagtgtttttatttatatattctttaaaaccTTCCGCACCAAATTTACTCCAATAATCAATGAGATGTGATTCCTTATGTTGTTTACTGTTGCAATGGCTTCTTACGCTGTCTTTTTTAATTGACGGAGTTCCAGGGCGAATCAATTGCGATTGCGGTTCTGTAGTAAACGGACGTGCTTTTGCTacgaaagaaataaaataataaaattgatattgcaatttttatttatttatttatttttcaaatcttgtcAATAATGAGTTCAAAACTTAACACTGAAGTCTCAATAAAATTAGTTCGTGAAATATTTCAAGAAATGTtccaaaaacaacaaaaagatattttagcGTTAATAAGTGCAAATTTAAAACTGGCTAACGATCGAATTGATGGATTGCTAACAGAAATTAATACATTAAAGAATTCTtgtgaagttttaaaaaaggaaaacgaAAACCAAAATACcgatcttaaaaaaacaaacaagcagatgataaagtatgaaaaaatacaaaaagacaTTGAAGAAAGTCTAACGTTCTATCAGGATTGCCATGATAAAAAAGTCAgcgatttggaaaaaaaattgataaatgataaaaaagtcagtgatgtggaaaaaaaaatgtcgtCGAATGCAACCATAGgggagaatgaaaaaaatagatttagacAACTAGAAGATCGTCAAAGGAGAAACAATCTTCGAATCGAAGGAGTCAAAGAAAATGATAACGAAAACTGGGATGATAcggaagtaaaaataataaaccttcTTGAAAATAACCTCAATGTAAAAGATGTAATCATAGAAAGAGCGCACAGAACTGGTATTATCGATATTAAAAAGCCTAGAACAATTGTAATTAAGTTACTAAATTATAAAGACaaagtaaagattttaaaaaacgcCAACAAACTAAAAGGTTctgaaatttatattaacgagGATTTTTCGCTAGAAACTACTATAATAAGAAAGAAACTTCTTGAAGAAAGTAAAACACATAGGATAAACGGTAAATATTCTGTTGTTATATATGATAAGCTCattgttaaagaatttagaaaaaaaaaatcattttttttttttagttaaattattaatattgatttatttttttatagtaatattgatttatttttttatttaaaatggctgataatattgttttatcaaatataaattttaattcacaGAAAAAgccaataattttaaacaactattCGGATCccgattataatttttttaacgacagtcaagtaattaaaaatactagcCCGATTTACTATAAcccaaattcaaaaattattgataaaggAATGGAAGATAATTCGTTTTCAATGCTTCACATTAATATTagaagtattcaaaaaaattttgagtcattgaaacaatttttacataaaattgacATTAGATTTCAGGTAATTTGTCTCAGCGAGACATGGTGTAACGATGTAAGCATTGAAAACAATTCCAATTTTCAATtacctaattataaagtaattcaTCAAGTTAGAGCATCAAATAAGGAAGGTGGAGGtttgtgtatatacataaaaaattcaattttattcaaaaggaAACCACAGTTAAGTTCAACCACTAATGATTATGAATCTTTATGtgttgaaattattaataaaacttcaagaaATATCGTCATCCATGCTTTATATAGACCGCCCTCAGGAAGTATTAAGGCATTtgaaaaacacattaaaagtataattaaaaaaaaatcaactttaaataaatcgGTTTATATTGTTGGTGACATTAATCTTAATATATTAGAAtacgacaaaaataaaaacattaagaacttctttaacacaatttttcaaaatagttataTTCCCCTAATCAATAAACCAACGCGAGTAACTAGAGAAAGTGCAACATCTTTAGATCAAATTATTACAAATGATttcgtaaatattaaaataaggaCAGGTATATTTAAATCTGACATTTCTGATCACTTCCCTATTTTTATTCTATCGCAAAAATGCATCGACTATGATGCTCTTAgtgatagaaaaaaattaattacaacacGGTTAGTAAACGACGCTTCCatcaaaaattttcataaacttcTTACTGGTGTCAACTGGGACACCCTACAACTAAATCTAAATGCCGATAAAGCATATGATatctttttaactgaatttcttaatctttataataaagcatTCCCGGAAGTTACTAaagttatcaaaacaaaaacacttttaaacacCTGGATCACGAGGGGCATTCTtaaatcctcaaaaaaaaaacaacgtttatataacaagtttcttaaaaaaaaaactcttaaaaatgaaactaattacaaaacCTATAAACGGCTATATGAATCAGTTTTAAAACGCTCAAAGAAACATTACTATTCGGaacaattatttaaacacaaaaatgatTCGAAAAAAACATGGCAAATTATAAAGGAGGTAATCGGTAAAAAACGTTTATACGGTAATTTACTTCcgaaaaatcttaaagttaataacaattgtattgtaaataaatccttAGTGGCCGAAACACTTAatcagttttttgtaaatataggtcctattttatcatcaaatatAGCAACTTCTAAAATACACTTTAAGTCTTACGTAACCTCAAACAACATTAGTGTTATGTCTAATTCTAAACTTACGGAAAATGAATTATTAGACGCAGTCTCTTTGTTAAAGCCCAAAAAAAGTGTAGGTTTCGATTCTATAAGTAGTAATGTCGTTATTAAATCGATAAAATACATCACAATTccattattacatatttttaatttatctttaaaacatggtgtttttccagaaaacctaaaaattgcaaaaatcattccaattttaaaatcagGCGATCCTTCTGAAGTTGCAAATTATCGTCCAATCTcaattcttaattgtttttctaaaatattagagcgAGTTATGTATAATaggctttattcttttttaaatgtaaataatattctttaccataaacaatttggattcaaaTCTGGCCATTCCACCGATCATGCAATCATTCACCTTGTTCAGGACATATTTAAATCGTTTGATGAAGGCAAGTATACCCTTGGTCTTTTTATcgatttaagtaaagcttttgatacagtcaatcatcaaatccttctatcgaaactcaaaagttatggtataaaaaatactaacttgtCCTGGTTCGAGAGTTATTTGACTAATAGGAAGCAGTATATAGTTTATGATGAaggaaaaactaattatgagaCAATTacatgtggtgttcctcaaggatcaattttagggccacttctatttcttgtttatataaacgatttaaataaattttctaacattttaaatacaattttatttgcagatgataccagcttgttttattccaataaagatatcaatatattattccaaacattaaacaaagaactagacaaactaacccaatggtttaaatcaaacaagttatctttaaatattactaaaacaaaatacactttattccaTCGCCTACAGAAAAAATCAGATATTCCCTTAGAACTTCCGgacctttttattgacaatcaattaataaagagagagcaatcaataaagtttttaggcgtGTTTCTAGACGAAAATGTAACCTGGAGGGAACATATAGGTgtagttgaagataaaatatcaaaaaatttaggtataatgtacaaagcaaagcagttattacatcgatcttgtttaaaaaacatttacttttcttttattcattgctacttaagttatgcgaacattgcttggtgtagcactaacgcgacgaaaataaaaaaattgcttagcaaacaaaaacaggctataaggataattTCAAACGTAGATCGCTtctcacacacacaaacactatttaataaactcaatatcctaaatgtatataaactaaacctctatcaagttcttattttcatgttcaaacttgataaaaatatattaccaatcttattttattcaatttttgaaaaaataaatcacatatacccaaccagattttcaaaatacaactacattcaatccaaaacttattattccgcTACTAAATTCTCTATTGTAAACAGAGGACCAAAGTTgtggaacataatattaaataatgaaatgaaaactaattattctttaaaccaattcaaaacaaaacttaagcaattacttttgttaactgaaaatgaattaaattttttctaataaaacttctttatattagaaatcaataattaatagttaattaattaattactttagattattaatacataattaatcaataattgtacatatatttttatcattttaaatgataatcttctttttgagaaatttattttttattttgcgttatttattaatcttttacttttattttatactgtttatttgcttttacttaattggcaatgaaaagtattataaatataattaaataagttaaactataaaatactctaccaataaaatgtttttatataaaatcatatcttcttatttttcaaaccaattcttaaatgttatttttgtcatttaatattttaataaattttgtttcttttattttacaaggCAACTGttatatcttattttttgaaaaactataaattttaaacgatatgcgatatattaaaattttcttttcataatatatatcagagatatatacattgaaactatattttattgtcaaactatattttgtctagtaatgacgcattttttggggcttaatgataagactaaatttgtcttcttctagccccggtcatgtaattatttttttataagttacgactgtaaatttttttttatcggcaaaagcgtaaataaaaaaaaaaaaaaaaaaaaaaaaaaatccaggaaacagaaaattttttaatgtttttaatacgaGCTTCATATTGCTTGCAAAGCAAGCAGCGTAATCTTACAACATCATTTCCTTCGATATCATActcaaactttaaatgaaattttttttcccatTTCAAAACAGTATCTAATTTACAATGGTTATCTTTAGTTTTTAGTAAGAAAAACGATGccatattgttaaatatttagttcACTTGATCTACGACGctttcaatttaatatattttaaacctttaattttaaaaatttttaaaccttttcaATTTGCTCAAAATGATTGTAAATTGGAATGTCGTTTTGCAAATTAAAGCCATTAAAGTCTCAAAGCCATAGTTATGAAATAGTTTCTTTTATTCTTCAACCCTTTACTACcatcataaaatttttgcaaaattataataaacaaccaATGACAATAACAAATAATACCACGCTAGAATATTCTGGCAGTGTTATGTATAAAAGcgttataaacaatatattttcagCCAAGGTAGGGCCCGCAATAAAATGTTCATGCCTCCCCCCCACACTTTTTGAGCCACCATGGCCTCTCGTCGCCCATGTGTAATATTATTCGTAGAactactatttattttttagagtatttattttttattcttagccGATTTTGGAAGCTAAAGTTAAATGTTGCAAAATGAGTCGGATTCTAACAGTGGGAAAAACAAGTGacgcatttaaaaataataacctgAAGACGTTATTTagtctatattatttataaaaataattacctgAAGAAATTAGaatgttttaattgaagaaatttCATAAAAGCAGAGCCATTACTAGGCTGCCCTCACGGCTCCTTTAATCTGGTAAGGGGGGAGAGGGAAGGCAGCAAAATTAGGGAccctttttctaattttagagGACCCTTTACTAAATttgaggatcttttttttttagtaatacctaATAATcgaaggtttttaaaattttggggTCGTAATGACAGGTTTGAGGGAGTGCTTTGCCTCCTATGCTACGGCACTAATTAAAAGAAGAGGgatattttaaaggaaaaatttctttatatttctatgataaaaaaatttttgacataaaataaaaattttttcaaaaaattactttatttaattatagaaaGGAATATAAAATCAGAGATTGCAATCAAACTAAGTTTTTCCACTCTTATATGACAAGTTTCACGTTTCTAAAAAAACGcgcctaaattttaaaatcaaccaataaaaattataatagagTTTAAGTTGCCGTACCGCTAGTATCAATGTTTTCGTAAATTTGTAAACTCTTTAGAAGTTGGTAGTGTGATGAAGTTGGTGGTTTGATGTAGCCTTGATCATCAAAGCTACATACATAAATATCAGCTACATCAAAGTTTGATGTAGTTGATATTTAATGTACTTTacttaacttatttatatttccttaaatttttatcatatagcATTAAGTATTTGAATCATGTATTTGTATTTACCTTGTTATG
This window contains:
- the LOC136087026 gene encoding putative leucine-rich repeat-containing protein DDB_G0290503 — translated: MSSKLNTEVSIKLVREIFQEMFQKQQKDILALISANLKLANDRIDGLLTEINTLKNSCEVLKKENENQNTDLKKTNKQMIKYEKIQKDIEESLTFYQDCHDKKVSDLEKKLINDKKVSDVEKKMSSNATIGENEKNRFRQLEDRQRRNNLRIEGVKENDNENWDDTEVKIINLLENNLNVKDVIIERAHRTGIIDIKKPRTIVIKLLNYKDKVKILKNANKLKGSEIYINEDFSLETTIIRKKLLEESKTHRINGKYSVVIYDKLIVKEFRKKKSFFFFS